Proteins encoded together in one Solanum lycopersicum chromosome 7, SLM_r2.1 window:
- the LOC101261343 gene encoding kinesin-like protein KIN-14F isoform X3 — protein sequence MPQESNQNQSNSLFNSPVKNFRGLKGNLGYNSSSNEVSNTEEMFNDRDLAQRKAEEAAARRYQAAEWLRQMDSGASEVLPKEPSEEEFRCALRNGLILCNVLNKVNPGAVHKVVVNSVVDMSSECAAQSAIQYFENMRNFLVAVGKMQLLTFEASDLEKGGSSNKVVDCILCLKGYYEWKQAGGIGVWKYGGTVRITSCPKGSPSSFGGSDSADESVDDSESSQFDQLLEFLHLSSEVSLEESNAANILTFLFDRFGLGLLQAYLMERNGVEDFPLNSMVIDAVLRKVVKNFSGLLVSQSNQLRLFLKKILADECSTLSRSEVLEAISNYLRHRTSLVSSECICGGKRESSWCNNGFTAANEEIVDVQQKELEELKIFCRETKLDVQKYKSGWEEEFRRLVHHIKGLEVASSSYHKVLEENRLLYNQVQDLKGTIRVYCRVRPFLSGPPDMQSTVDYIGENGDIMIVNPRKQGKDARKIFSFNKVFGTKVTQEQIYVDTQPLVRTVLDGFNVCIFAYGQTGSGKTYTMSGPDLNTEETWGVNYRALRDLFSTTKARQDMIEYEVGVQMIEIYNEQVRDLLVIDGANRRYPLHRYMMNYIVTRSTELHHLHSKKFGFFCLTLTFQTLDIRNNSQLNGLNVPDASLVPVTCTQDVLDLMRIGQKNRAVGATALNERSSRSHSILTVHVRGRELVSGSTLKGCLHLVDLAGSERVDKSEAVGERLKEAQHINKSLSALGDVISALAQKSSHIPYRNSKLTQVLQDSLGGQAKTLMFVHINPEADAFGETVSTLKFAERVASIDLGAARSNKETGEIRDMKEEISNLKQVLEKKETELELLKSGVNVRGQASPLRTMRHIGNSNLKTEANQRPLDDIREVRSCSSGKQRRSQFPSKFTDKDFIPKMPLLTEEKSAASPMRRSPSPPIRRSISTDRGAHVRSRNKPETFENQPVMKLPFPARAPVTINKSSTNMPAIVSSDRTRGYQSSREQSRQENISDVLYSLQKMSNRKIPEHDEEQFKQVLNVRQGAIRKSKNENKLKSKHQLSTKIQIKSDVSVTLLSDGCHGGMMDEAQRSDVSESENENGFVGSNISGTIRFGNGNLPRNFSRNSQNVERQLKHF from the exons ATGCCACAAGAGAGTAATCAAAATCAGAGCAATTCATTGTTCAATAGTCCAGTGAAGAATTTTAGAGGATTGAAGGGAAATTTGGGTTATAATTCAAGTAGTAATGAAGTATCTAACACTGAGGAGATGTTCAACGATCGTGATTTAGCTCAAAGAAAAGCTGAAGAAGCAG CTGCAAGGAGGTACCAGGCGGCGGAATGGCTGAGGCAGATGGACTCCGGTGCATCGGAGGTGCTCCCAAAAGAACCAAGTGAAGAAGAATTTCGATGTGCTCTTCGCAATGGTCTCATTCTTTGCAATGTCCTCAACAAAGTCAATCCTGGTGCTGTTCACAAG GTGGTGGTGAATTCAGTAGTCGATATGTCCTCAGAATGTGCAGCTCAATCTGCTATTCAATACTTCGAGaacatgaggaatttccttgTAGCTGTTGGCAAAATGCAGCTTTTAACATTCGAAGCATCTGATCTTGAAAAG GGTGGTTCATCAAACAAAGTTGTAGACTGCATTTTGTGCCTTAAAGGATATTATGAATGGAAACAAGCTGGAGGAATTGGAGTTTGGAAGTATGGTGGAACTGTCAGGATCACGTCCTGTCCTAAAGGATCACCGTCCTCATTTGGTGGTAGTGACAGTGCAGATGAATCAGTGGATGACTCTGAGTCATCACAATTCGACCAGCTGTTGGAATTTCTCCATTTATCTAGCGAAGTCTCGCTTGAAGAATCAAATGCTGCTAATATACTGACCTTCCTCTTTGATCGCTTTGGTCTCGGGCTTCTACAAGCTTATCTTATGGAGAGGAATGGAGTTGAGGACTTCCCTTTGAATTCAATG GTAATTGATGCTGTGCTGAGGAAAGTAGTCAAGAACTTCTCTGGATTGCTGGTTTCTCAGAGTAATCAG CTCAGACTTTTTCTGAAGAAAATATTGGCAGATGAGTGCAGTACTTTATCAAGATCAGAAGTTCTCGAAGCCATATCAAACTATTTGCGCCACAGAACTAGCTTGGTCTCCAGTGAATGCATTTGTGGTGGGAAACGTGAAAGCAGCTGGTGTAATAATGGTTTCACCGCTGCCAATGAAGAAATAGTTGATGTTCAACAAAAGGAGTTAGAG GAGCTCAAAATCTTTTGCAGAGAAACCAAGCTAGACGTTCAAAAGTATAAGTCAGGATGGGAAGAAGAATTTAGAAGGCTTG TGCACCATATCAAGGGCCTCGAGGTGGCCTCATCTTCTTATCACAAAGTACTGGAAGAAAATCGGTTGCTTTACAATCAAGTCCAGGACCTAAAAG GGACAATAAGGGTATATTGTAGAGTTAGGCCCTTCCTATCAGGACCACCTGATATGCAATCCACAGTTGATTATATCGGAGAAAATGGAGATATCATGATTGTCAATCCTCGTAAGCAGGGTAAAGATGCTAGGAAGATTTTCAGTTTCAACAAGGTCTTTGGAACTAAAGTAACTCAAG aACAAATATACGTGGACACTCAGCCGTTGGTTAGGACTGTCCTTGATGGTTTTAATGTTTGTATCTTTGCCTATGGACAGACTGGCTCAGGAAAGACATACACCATG AGTGGTCCAGACTTGAACACAGAGGAGACATGGGGTGTAAATTATCGTGCTTTGCGTGATTTATTCAGCACTACAAAGGCAAGACAGGACATGATAGAGTATGAAGTTGGAGTCCAAATGATCGAAATATATAATGAGCAAGTGAGAGATCTCTTAGTCATTGACGGGGCTAACAGGCGATATCCTTTACACAGATATATGATGAATTACATAGTAACACGCTCAACTGAACTGCATCATTTACACAGTAAAAAATTCGGATTTTTTtgtctaaccttaacatttcaaacATTGGATATACGAAATAATTCTCAACTGAATGGCCTCAACGTACCTGATGCTAGTCTGGTTCCAGTTACATGCACTCAAGATGTACTTGATTTGATGAGAATTGGGCAGAAGAACCGTGCTGTCGGTGCTACTGCTTTAAATGAGCGGAGTAGTAGGTCTCACAG TATTCTGACAGTTCATGTTCGAGGAAGAGAGCTGGTATCTGGATCTACATTAAAGGGCTGCCTTCACCTTGTGGATTTAGCTGGAAGCGAGAGAGTAGATAAATCTGAAGCTGTTGGCGAGAGACTAAAGGAGGCGCAACATATAAACAAATCTTTGTCAGCATTAGGAGATGTTATCTCTGCTCTTGCCCAAAAGAGCTCACATATTCCTTATAGAAACAGCAAGCTTACTCAAGTATTACAAGACTCATTAG GTGGTCAGGCAAAGACGTTGATGTTTGTGCACATAAATCCAGAGGCAGATGCATTTGGAGAAACAGTTAGCACCCTCAAGTTTGCTGAGAGGGTTGCTTCCATAGATCTTGGCGCAGCTCGCTCTAACAAAGAAACTGGTGAAATTCGAGACATGAAAGAAGAG ATCTCAAACCTTAAGCAAGTGCTGGAGAAGAAGGAAACTGAACTTGAACTCCTAAAAAGTGGTGTAAATGTTCGAGGGCAAGCATCACCTCTACGAACAATGAGGCACATTGGTAATAGTAACTTGAAAACGGAAGCTAATCAGCGTCCTCTGGATGACATTAGAGAG GTAAGAAGCTGTTCATCAGGTAAACAAAGGAGGTCTCAGTTTCCCTCGAAGTTCACGGACAAGGATTTCATCCCAAAAATGCCCTTGCTCACAGAGGAAAAATCAGCAGCCTCCCCCATGAGGAGATCACCATCGCCACCCATTAGAAGATCAATATCAACAGATAGAGGTGCTCATGTCAGAAGCAGAAACAAGCCTGAAACATTTGAAAATCAACCAGTAATGAAACTGCCTTTTCCTGCTAGAGCTCCTGTCACCATCAATAAGTCTAGTACCAATATGCCAGCTATTGTCTCTTCGGATAGAACGAGAGGATATCAGAGTTCAAGAGAGCAATCCAGGCAAGAAAATATCTCTGATGTTCTATATAGCCTCCAGAAGATGAGCAACAGGAAAATTCCAGAACACGACGAGGAGCAGTTTAAGCAAGTGCTTAATGTAAGACAAGGTGCAATCAGGAAAAGTAAAAATGAGAACAAGCTCAAATCCAAGCATCAGTTATCAACTAAAATACAGATTAAATCAGATGTTTCAGTGACCTTACTTTCTGATGGATGTCATGGTGGAATGATGGACGAAGCTCAGAGAAGCGATGTTTCCGAGTCTGAAAATGAGAATGGATTTGTTGGATCCAATATAAGTGGAACCATAAGGTTTGGTAATGGAAATCTTCCAAGAAACTTCTCAAGGAACTCTCAAAACGTTGAACG ACAGTTGAAGCATTTTTAG